DNA from Streptomyces luteogriseus:
CGCGGAGCGTCCTCCGAGCGGGTGTCCGAGTACGCCAAGGCACTCGCCGTCGAGGCGGAGAAGGCCATGCCGCGGCTCGCGCTCCACCGGATGACCAGGAGCCTGCGCCCGGGGAAGGTCTTCGTCGACTGGAGCCAGAACGCCGCACGCAAGACGACGGCGACCCCCTACACCCTGCGGGCCCGCCCGGAACCGACCGTCTCGGCCCCGGTGACCTGGGACGAGATCGAGGAGTGCCGCGCACCCGGCCGGCTGGACTTCCAGGCTGTCGACATCGCCCCGAGGATCCAGGACTACGGCGACCTGCTCGCTCCGCTGCTGGACACGGAGGCGGCCGGCTCGCTGCCGTAGCCCGACCGCTGCCGTGGCCCGACAGCCGGCGGGTTCGCGACGGGCGTCGCAGTAGGCGCGTGCCGTATCCCGCCCGGCCGACCCCGGCTGTCAGGTGCCGTGCCTCGCCCAGCCCTCCCCGGCAGTCAGGTGCCGTGCCCCGCCCAGCCGTCCCCGGCCGCGCCCCGCACACCCGCGCCCCTCACACCCGCGCCCACGTGTTCCGGTCGCGGGCCATCGCGTGCAGAGCCTCCACGTCCGCCGGTTTCAGGACGCCGCCCCGCTGGGACAGGCCCTCCACCTCCGTGGCCGTCAGGACGTGGACCTCCCTGGGGGCCGTGGGGATCGACACCGCCGCCGGGTCGACCAGGGCGAGAACCGGGCGGACCTCCGCGGTCAGGGCGTAGGAGGCGCGGTCGGCGTCGGAGCGGACGCGGCGGAGGAGGGGGTACGGGTCGCGGCGGCCCAGGGTGATCACGGGGTCGGTGATCCGGACGCGCTGCCTGCGGGCGTGGAGGGTGTGGACGGCGTAGAGGCCGCCGGGGCCGATCAGCAGGTGGTGGATGCGGTCACCGCCGGGGAGCGGCACGGAGTGCAGGGTGTGCCAGCCCCCGCCGTCGAGGCGGTCCAGGGCGTCGCCGACCGTCTGCTCGGCCGCCAGGGCCCTGCGGCGCGGGTCGGGGCGCAGCCGGTGTGTGGGGCCGGGGTCGCGGTCGAGGGCGACGATGAGGGCCTCGCCGGGTCGGTTGGGGGCCAGGTCGTCGTCGGGGTGGAGGGCGAGACGGGACAGTTCGGCAGGGGTCGGGACGGGGGGCGGCCCCACGGTCACGGGGCCGGTGATGAAGGGCCCGAGGGCCCGCAGGACGTCGTCCTCGCGGTCCTGGCCGAGCAGGTTCACCCGGCCGGTCTCCCGGTCGTACCAGGCGATGTTCCTGCCGTCCGGGAGGCAGACGTGGAGCCGCTCCCGGCCGTGCCGCCAGGTCGGTATGACGCGCAGTCCGTTCATGCACCATCACCCCTGTCCATGGGAACAGGCGGGGTGCTGCGGGGGCAAGAACCCGGTTACCTTTGAGAGGAGTTGGGCCTGCCCGCGGACCCTCGGGCGGTAGTCGTGGGGAGGCGCCGTTGCGTACCCGCAGTAAACCCGACGTACCCGCTCCGGAGAGTCCGTGGAGCGAGGTCGTCCCCGGGCTCTGGATGGGCGGTCACGAGTACACGGGGGCCTTGGGGCACCTGGAGTTCGCCGTCGTACGGAACGAGTTCGATCTCGTGCAGACGCTGCTGCGGCTGCCGGGGCACGGGCCCGACCCCGGTGTCCGGCACCATGTGTGGCCGATCCCGGACGGGCCGCTGGACGGGACACAGCTCGCCGGTGTGATCCGGCTGGCCGAGGCCGCGTGCGAGGCGTTGGACGAGGGTCGCAGGGTCCTCGTGCGCTGTTACCACGGGTACAACCGCTCCGGTCTCGTCGTCGCGCACGCGTTGATGCGCCAGGGCCACTCGGCCGAGAAGGCGATCCGGCTGATCCGGGCCCGCCGCTCGCCCTGGGCGCTGCACAACGACCTGTTCGTCGAGTATCTGCGGGCCGGGCTGGTCACGGCACGGCTGCTGGAGGAACTGACCGAGTAGCACGGCACGCGGAGGGCTGCTCACCGGCGGCAGCACACATACGGCCGCCCTCTCGCGCAAATGGGACTTCCCTACGAATAAGGTGTACGCGGCCGACAGGTGCACGCCACCGACGGTCGCGTCCGCCGTGTGCCCGCCGTGTGATCACCATGAAACGCCAGGAGTGCAGTGCCCCTCAGCCGCCCCGGACAAGCCGCCCGTCGCCTCGCCGTCGTCGCCCTCCTGCTGGCCGCCACCGTGGGCTGCGGGGACGCCGGCGGGCTGGAGGGGGCGGGGTCGACGCCGACGGCGGAGGGTCCGGCGCGGCTCTGGCCGGAGCTGACGCCGGCGTCCAGCCCGGCCTTCGAGATCGGCGAGGTGAACACCGAGGTGGTCAAGGGGGTGAAGGTCCCCGGCGACGACATCCGCCGGGTGGACCCGGTCTCCATCGTCCGGGCCGAGATCGACGGCAACCCGGGCGACTACGACGGCGCCAAGGCTCCCTACCGCGACACGAAGCGCGAGATGGCCGACTGCGCGAAGGGCCCGGGGCGCGGGAAGTGCCCGGTGCTCAGGCCGTACTACCGGGATCTGACCGGCGACGGGCACGACGACCTGACGCTGGGCTTCCCGCTGCTGCCCGGCAAGACGACCGCGGTCCGCGTCTACACCGTCGAGAAGCACCGGCTGGTGCAGGTGATGGGGTGGGAGGACGCCCTGAGCGGGGTCGAGCTGGCCGGGCGTTCCCTGGTGATCCGCTCGCCGTCGGAGGTCGCGGGTTACGAGTACCGCCTGCAGTGGACCTGGGACCGGGACCAGCGCGCCATGCTCCTCACCCATGACGAGATGCTGCGCACCGGCCCGCACAAGCACTCCCGGCACCCATCGGGCTCCTCCCCCACCGGATCCTCGTCCGGACCCCCGTCCGGATCCCCGACCGGATCCCCGACCGGCTCCCCCGCCCCTTCCTCGTCCGCCTCCCCGTCCGTCTCCCCCTCGGCGAGCGGCGGATGAGGCTCGCACTCCCCCCGTGGTCCGGGACGCTCGCCGTGAAGGCCGCCGTCTTCATCACGGTGATGTGCTGCGCGCTGGCGGCCCTGCTCGGTGTCCTGGTGCATGTGCAGGTGACGAACCAGACCGTCGGCCAGGCCCGCGACCAGGCGTTGCAGCGGCTGACGCAGGCGACGGAGCGGTACGAGGCCGGGGACACCCTGTGGCGGGGCGCAGCGGTGGATCCGCCGGAGCTGCCGCGGGAGCTGCGGAACCTGGCGGTGGCCGGGGACCGCGGCACGATGGTCGCCGACCGCGCGGGACGCCCCACGATGTGGGCGGCGGGTCCGGTCGACGGCGAGCGGGCGCTGGCGGTGGCCGTCGACTACTCCCAGCAGGCCCGCACGATCGAGGGCCTCGACCGGGCGATCCTGTGGTCGTCGGGCCTGGCGATCGGGGCGACACTTCTGGTCGGCGCGTTCGCGGTGACGCGGGTGACGCGGCGCCTGCACACCACGGCGCGGGTGGCCCGGCGCATCAGCGCGGGCGACCTGGACGCCCGCGTGAACGACCCCCGCACCGGGCCGCGCACCAACGCCGGCCCGCCGGACGAGGTGGCCGCGGTCGCCGCGGCTCTCGACTCCATGGCGGCCTCGCTCCAGCGCAAGCTGCTCGCCGAGCAGCGGTTCACGGCGGATGTAGCCCATGAGCTGCGCACGCCGCTGACCGGACTGCACGCGGCGGCCGAACTGCTTCCGCCGGGCCGTCCGACGGAAATGGTCCGGGACCGGGTGGCCGCGCTGCGCACCCTCACCGAGGACCTGCTGGAGATCTCCCGGCTGGACACCGGCCGGGAGCGGGTGGAGCTGGACACCGAGCGACTCGGGCCGCTGGCCGAGCGGGCGGTCCGTGCGGCGGGGAGCGACACGGAGGTCAGGGTCGTACGGGATGTGTCCGTGGAGACGGACCGGCGGCGGCTGGAGCGGGTGCTGGGCAATCTCGTGGCGAACGCGCACAAGCACGGACGGGGGCCGGTGGTGGTGACCGTGGACGGCCCGGTGGTGACCGTTCGCGACCACGGGGACGGGTTCCCGGAGTACCTCGTCGCGCACGGCCCGCAGCGGTTCCGCACGGAGGGCGGTGCGCGGGGTCACGGGCTGGGGCTGACCATCGCGCGGGGGCAGGCCGAGGTGCTGGGGGCACGGCTGGAGTTCGCGAACGCGCCGGACGGCGGGGCGGTGGCCACGCTGGAACTCGCGGCGGAGTGAGCGCCCGGGTCTCGTCCTCCTATGGCCCAGCGTGGGGAGCGGCACCCGATGAGCGCTCCTAATGTGGCGATTAGTCAGCTTCGGCTCCTTCGCCCCCACATGGAGGTAACCCCATGTCCCTGCGCACCCGTCTCTCCATAGCCACCGTCGCCGGGCTCCTCGCCGCTGCGGCCACCGTCACGCCCGCCGCCGCCGCGCACGACGACTGGGACGCGAGCGGCGGGAACGGCACCAGCCAGCAGGGCCCGAACGGCGGAAACGGCAACGGCAACGGCAACGGCAACGGCCAGAACGACCCGAACGGCTGGAGCGGCTGGACCGGCGGCAACGGCGGCAACGGCGGCAACGGCGGCAACGGCGGCAACGGCGGCAACGGCGGCAACGGCGGCAACGGCGGCAACGAACACAACACCCAGAGCCTCTACAAGGGCGTCGTCACGGCGGACACCCTGGCGCTGCGCAGCGCCCCGAACCGCGGTTCGCAGATCATCCGGTACGCCCACCGGGGCGACGTCGTCAAGATCTTCTGCAAGACGGGCGGCGAGACCGTGCAGGGCAATCCGCTCTG
Protein-coding regions in this window:
- a CDS encoding nuclease-related domain-containing protein, with protein sequence MNGLRVIPTWRHGRERLHVCLPDGRNIAWYDRETGRVNLLGQDREDDVLRALGPFITGPVTVGPPPVPTPAELSRLALHPDDDLAPNRPGEALIVALDRDPGPTHRLRPDPRRRALAAEQTVGDALDRLDGGGWHTLHSVPLPGGDRIHHLLIGPGGLYAVHTLHARRQRVRITDPVITLGRRDPYPLLRRVRSDADRASYALTAEVRPVLALVDPAAVSIPTAPREVHVLTATEVEGLSQRGGVLKPADVEALHAMARDRNTWARV
- a CDS encoding protein-tyrosine phosphatase family protein; the encoded protein is MRTRSKPDVPAPESPWSEVVPGLWMGGHEYTGALGHLEFAVVRNEFDLVQTLLRLPGHGPDPGVRHHVWPIPDGPLDGTQLAGVIRLAEAACEALDEGRRVLVRCYHGYNRSGLVVAHALMRQGHSAEKAIRLIRARRSPWALHNDLFVEYLRAGLVTARLLEELTE
- a CDS encoding SH3 domain-containing protein — encoded protein: MSLRTRLSIATVAGLLAAAATVTPAAAAHDDWDASGGNGTSQQGPNGGNGNGNGNGNGQNDPNGWSGWTGGNGGNGGNGGNGGNGGNGGNGGNGGNEHNTQSLYKGVVTADTLALRSAPNRGSQIIRYAHRGDVVKIFCKTGGETVQGNPLWYLLTDGTWAWGAARYIDNIGPAPRWC
- a CDS encoding sensor histidine kinase, translating into MRLALPPWSGTLAVKAAVFITVMCCALAALLGVLVHVQVTNQTVGQARDQALQRLTQATERYEAGDTLWRGAAVDPPELPRELRNLAVAGDRGTMVADRAGRPTMWAAGPVDGERALAVAVDYSQQARTIEGLDRAILWSSGLAIGATLLVGAFAVTRVTRRLHTTARVARRISAGDLDARVNDPRTGPRTNAGPPDEVAAVAAALDSMAASLQRKLLAEQRFTADVAHELRTPLTGLHAAAELLPPGRPTEMVRDRVAALRTLTEDLLEISRLDTGRERVELDTERLGPLAERAVRAAGSDTEVRVVRDVSVETDRRRLERVLGNLVANAHKHGRGPVVVTVDGPVVTVRDHGDGFPEYLVAHGPQRFRTEGGARGHGLGLTIARGQAEVLGARLEFANAPDGGAVATLELAAE